The following nucleotide sequence is from Nesterenkonia xinjiangensis.
CCGCAGACGCGGGTGTCACCCTCATCGCCGAACTCCCTGCAGACGTGGTCTGCTGCGGCAACTGCGGTGCGCACCAAGAGGTCCTCGCCATAGGTGCGCAGTCGTGCCACACCTGCCTGGATCAGGTGCCCATAGCAGTAGAGCTCGTGGCCCCATTCCAGGTCCGAGTATCTCGGCCGTTGCCCTGGACGGCCGAAGGCCGTGCTCAGGTAGCCGTCGGCCTCCTGAGCAGAGGCCACTCGCCGGCTCAACCTGGCGAATCGTTCTTCCATCTCCGGGTTCGGACGGCGCCCCAGCTCCCAGGCCATACCTTCGAGCAGCTTGTAGACCTCCGAATCGGCGAACTCTCGGCCGCTGCGGCCCTCGGGAAGACCCCCTGTCACGGCCAGGTCGAAGTTCCCCGCCCACCCCAGGCGCTCCAGCCAGTGCTCCACATGCGGAATGATCTCCTCCGCGTTCAGCTGCTGGCGGTCCCCCCAGAACCCGGGGTCAAGCGTCACCTCGTGGATGCCGAGGGGTCGCAGCCGGGGATGATCGGGCATGACAGGTGTTGGGGTGCTCATGGTGAAGGCTCCTTGTGTCGGCACTACTTCACCGCGCCGACGGTCAGTCCGTCGCGCAGCAGGCGGTAGCTGGAGATGAAGACGATCAGGATGGGGATGGACGTCAGGACGGCCAGAGCCATCAGGCCCGGCCAGTCGATTCCGAAGGCGGACACCTGCTGGGACAGCAGCGCGGACAGCGGATACCCTCCGGGGCTGAGCATGAAGCTCACCGCGTAGAGGAATTCGCCCCAGGCCAGCAGGAAGGTGATGGAGCTGATGGTCAGCACTCCGTTGCGCGCCAGCGGCAGGACGATCAGCCAAAAGGTACGGAACAGCCCTGCCCCGTCCAATGCCCCGGATTCCTCCAGAGACATGGGCACCGCTCGGAAGAACGGCCGAAGCAGCAGAGTGGCGAACGGTGTGAGCAGCGCGGCGTCGGCGATGATCACCCCGGCCAGCGAGTCCAGCAGTCCCCAGTCGCCGAAGAGCCTGAACAGGGGGATGACCATGGCTGTCTGAGGCATCATCTGCAGGACGATGAGCGCGATCAGCCCGACCGTGACCGACCAATGAGTCACTCTGGCCAGTGCGTAGGCGGCAGGGACGGAGATCAGGAGCACCAGAACGGTGGCCCCGACAGCGATCGCCACAGACTGACCGAGCGCATCGATGAGATTGCTGTTCACGTTCCGTGTATAGGCCTGGGCTGTCGGTTCGAAGAGCAGCGCCGACGAAGGTTCGAACACGTCCGCGGAGTCTTTGAACGAGGTCAGAACGATCCACAGCAGCGGCACTCCGTAGAGCACCGTGAAGAACAGCTTGGTGACGATCGCCACCGGCCCGGCGTGGAAATTCATGTCCTCTCCTCCCGGCGGATCGTCCAGGCGTAGGCGCCGGCGAGCGCCAGCACGCCGACGACCGCCAGGAAAGAGGTCGCCGATCCGAGCCCATAGTCGTAGCGGTTGAACGCCTGCAGGTACCCGAGAAACGGCAGGGTGGCTGTGGCGGTGCCCGGGCCTCCGAAGGTCATCACGTAGATGTAGTCGAAGCTGCGGAACCCGTAGACCACGGTGAGCACGAACAGCACCAGGGT
It contains:
- a CDS encoding carbohydrate ABC transporter permease, translated to MNFHAGPVAIVTKLFFTVLYGVPLLWIVLTSFKDSADVFEPSSALLFEPTAQAYTRNVNSNLIDALGQSVAIAVGATVLVLLISVPAAYALARVTHWSVTVGLIALIVLQMMPQTAMVIPLFRLFGDWGLLDSLAGVIIADAALLTPFATLLLRPFFRAVPMSLEESGALDGAGLFRTFWLIVLPLARNGVLTISSITFLLAWGEFLYAVSFMLSPGGYPLSALLSQQVSAFGIDWPGLMALAVLTSIPILIVFISSYRLLRDGLTVGAVK